A single genomic interval of Lewinellaceae bacterium harbors:
- a CDS encoding AAA family ATPase: protein MSQYDYIKDLVKLGLKNDQEGLLDVLNELIEYSKKTKKTNFALQLQSIVKEAIREQQGKGLVRVGTPKHQLREENRELKELIIEKLTSDYRFDNLVCDHAMKEELEYFVREHKKIESLRELNLPVSNKVLFSGPSGCGKTLASYVLAGELDKLMIVVNLGAIVSSKLGETSRNLAKIFRQAAQEECILFIDEFDSLGKLRDYSQDHGEMKRVVNTILQLFDYMPQDSIFIAATNQVEMIDDALLRRFDLKLHLDLPNEEQIEELIEKTLQSGNFSFDNPKKLKSIIKSCLGLSYYSVQKTLITSIKRSVLNQPENAKVLKVYVDTNLWQSLIDKEKKSLQAKSQK, encoded by the coding sequence ATGAGCCAATACGACTACATAAAAGACTTAGTAAAACTTGGCCTCAAGAACGATCAGGAAGGGCTATTGGACGTCTTAAACGAGCTCATAGAATATTCAAAAAAGACCAAAAAGACCAATTTTGCCCTACAACTCCAGTCAATTGTCAAAGAAGCCATCCGGGAACAACAGGGAAAAGGCTTGGTCCGGGTAGGGACTCCCAAGCACCAGCTTAGAGAAGAGAACAGGGAACTAAAGGAACTCATCATTGAGAAGTTGACTTCAGATTATCGCTTCGATAATTTGGTTTGTGATCACGCCATGAAAGAGGAACTGGAGTATTTTGTTCGGGAACATAAGAAGATTGAGTCTTTGCGAGAATTAAACCTTCCTGTTTCCAATAAAGTACTGTTCTCTGGCCCTTCTGGCTGTGGAAAAACACTGGCGTCTTACGTTTTGGCTGGGGAATTAGACAAACTCATGATTGTCGTTAACCTTGGTGCCATCGTTTCTTCTAAACTTGGCGAGACCAGCAGAAATTTAGCAAAAATTTTTCGGCAAGCCGCCCAGGAAGAATGTATCCTGTTCATTGATGAATTCGATTCACTTGGCAAATTGAGGGATTATAGTCAGGACCACGGGGAAATGAAAAGGGTGGTTAACACCATCCTTCAACTTTTTGACTACATGCCTCAGGATAGTATTTTCATTGCAGCTACTAACCAGGTGGAAATGATCGACGATGCCTTGTTGCGCCGATTTGACCTAAAACTCCATTTAGACTTGCCTAATGAGGAGCAAATTGAAGAGCTTATTGAAAAAACACTTCAATCAGGTAATTTTAGCTTTGATAATCCAAAGAAGCTGAAATCTATCATTAAATCTTGCCTGGGGCTATCTTATTACTCCGTCCAGAAGACGCTGATTACTTCAATCAAAAGAAGTGTTCTTAATCAACCGGAAAACGCCAAAGTTTTAAAAGTATATGTTGATACCAACCTTTGGCAAAGCCTTATTGACAAGGAAAAAAAATCACTTCAGGCTAAATCTCAAAAATAA
- a CDS encoding S8 family peptidase, with protein MSDQREQPHVFLNNEVLTNDRYTYLRRPQNNNDEPQEEKDYSYQQQRFARFLTDFEADQDRRHEQRDLTLEIPEHVDYIEIRFFKPFDGKLENLFVRQYGLYPAKFWFFNKIVLFAINDEATFETFKEEIRAFLEMEDPNRESDDFRNEIKLIEAFRFFSSEKIRESFQEELTYIELISEGLTPDAYRAISEKLFSYLDEEEIVYTYDSNANTIEVRNISNATIDLVVNNFDVIGKVNAAKTTKVTPGEFGEVHRGFGFSIRTNEDLPIIGIIDTGVSYRTPLSPLILNPDNHSYDLTGTSVLQDKVEHGTSVACLACLGNQIHLNPESEEFHADANILSIKVMDDNAAILQRSQVIELIRKAYAEFGVKIFTLTVTENHRHKWDNEEVSKYAFLLDKIAYELDILIIISIGNRNELMDLQSGEALAYPDLFLTEESNLEAPSESFNNLTVGAIADNFEEDDHNGTTPNKKFPAIYTRTYHFNEETSLLNQFQKNKALFKPDVVFQGGDYDIRLDWGTSPALRLLSSRINNEGGFHRNVGTSFATPLAANLAARIISKYPTIKMQTVKALIINCSKYPWDTNSVPGELSNIEKVVHQVIGHGIPDPEACLSSFDDEITIIKEDSIRLDNHKVIPIRVPEYLLEIDKERVLEIKATLCYNFEPLIDNHLGYCPIHISFGIFRNVPISGSSTDDIKLKSYSSWSEDYYFKAKLLSNVQKVKVNISKENIRQENNQFLLAIRSKVNKILPERMQEKYQRMDHNFSVVIKIKELGKSPTGRLYSEMHAINELQAITIIDLEAEGSV; from the coding sequence ATGTCAGATCAAAGAGAACAACCACATGTCTTTCTGAATAATGAAGTTTTAACAAATGATCGTTATACTTACTTAAGGAGGCCTCAAAACAACAATGATGAGCCTCAGGAAGAAAAAGACTATTCCTATCAGCAACAAAGGTTTGCCAGGTTTTTAACAGATTTTGAGGCAGACCAAGACCGCCGCCATGAACAAAGAGACCTCACTCTGGAAATTCCAGAACATGTTGATTACATCGAAATTCGTTTTTTCAAACCTTTCGACGGAAAACTAGAAAATTTATTTGTCCGGCAATACGGGTTATATCCTGCCAAATTCTGGTTTTTCAACAAAATTGTTCTATTTGCCATCAATGATGAAGCTACTTTTGAAACTTTCAAGGAGGAGATAAGGGCTTTTTTGGAAATGGAGGATCCTAACAGAGAGAGCGATGATTTCAGGAATGAAATCAAATTAATTGAGGCCTTCAGGTTCTTTTCTTCAGAGAAAATCCGAGAATCCTTCCAGGAAGAGCTTACCTATATTGAACTTATTTCTGAAGGCCTTACTCCAGACGCTTATAGAGCAATTTCTGAAAAGCTCTTCTCGTATCTTGATGAGGAAGAAATCGTTTACACCTACGATTCTAATGCCAACACCATTGAAGTCCGGAATATTTCAAATGCAACAATTGACCTGGTCGTCAATAATTTTGATGTAATAGGCAAAGTCAATGCAGCCAAAACCACAAAAGTAACTCCTGGTGAATTTGGAGAAGTTCATAGAGGGTTTGGTTTTTCCATAAGGACAAATGAAGATTTACCCATTATTGGAATCATTGATACCGGTGTAAGCTATCGAACGCCACTCTCTCCTCTGATCTTGAACCCCGATAACCATTCGTATGACCTAACAGGTACAAGCGTTCTACAAGATAAAGTTGAACATGGAACCTCAGTCGCCTGTTTAGCCTGCCTCGGAAACCAAATTCACTTGAACCCTGAGAGCGAAGAATTTCATGCAGACGCTAACATCCTGTCTATTAAAGTGATGGATGACAATGCTGCCATTCTTCAAAGGTCTCAGGTAATTGAATTGATTAGAAAAGCCTATGCTGAATTTGGAGTGAAAATCTTTACTTTGACGGTAACTGAAAACCACCGGCATAAATGGGATAATGAAGAAGTATCCAAATACGCCTTCCTTCTCGATAAAATAGCCTACGAACTCGATATACTCATTATCATTTCTATAGGCAACAGAAATGAATTAATGGACCTGCAATCAGGAGAAGCGTTAGCCTATCCGGATCTTTTCTTAACTGAAGAATCTAACCTTGAAGCACCATCTGAATCCTTTAATAACCTGACTGTTGGTGCTATCGCAGATAATTTTGAAGAAGATGATCATAATGGTACAACACCGAACAAGAAATTTCCTGCTATTTATACGCGGACTTACCATTTTAATGAAGAAACAAGCTTACTTAACCAATTCCAGAAGAATAAAGCTCTTTTCAAACCCGATGTAGTCTTTCAAGGAGGGGATTATGATATTAGACTTGATTGGGGGACTTCTCCTGCATTGAGGTTACTTTCCTCAAGAATTAATAATGAGGGTGGCTTCCATCGGAATGTCGGAACAAGTTTCGCAACTCCTTTAGCGGCCAACCTTGCAGCAAGAATAATCTCCAAATACCCGACCATTAAAATGCAAACCGTAAAAGCTCTCATCATAAATTGCTCAAAATATCCATGGGATACCAATAGTGTGCCGGGTGAGCTCTCAAACATTGAGAAAGTGGTCCACCAGGTTATCGGTCATGGTATACCAGATCCCGAAGCTTGTCTTTCTTCATTTGATGATGAGATCACAATTATAAAGGAAGACAGTATTCGGTTAGACAACCACAAGGTGATTCCGATAAGAGTTCCTGAATATCTGCTAGAGATAGATAAAGAACGGGTTTTGGAAATAAAAGCAACACTATGCTATAATTTTGAACCGCTCATAGACAACCACCTAGGATATTGCCCGATTCACATCAGTTTTGGCATATTCAGAAATGTCCCAATCAGTGGATCGAGCACAGATGATATCAAATTGAAGAGCTATTCTTCCTGGTCGGAAGATTATTATTTTAAAGCGAAGTTGCTTAGCAACGTACAAAAGGTAAAGGTGAATATTTCTAAAGAAAATATCCGGCAGGAAAACAATCAGTTTCTGTTGGCCATAAGATCGAAGGTCAATAAAATCCTGCCGGAAAGGATGCAGGAAAAATATCAAAGAATGGATCATAACTTCTCGGTAGTAATCAAAATAAAAGAACTAGGGAAATCCCCAACAGGAAGGCTCTATTCTGAAATGCATGCCATCAATGAATTACAGGCAATTACTATCATTGACTTAGAGGCTGAAGGAAGTGTTTGA